Proteins from a genomic interval of Bradyrhizobium sp. CCGB01:
- a CDS encoding alanine--glyoxylate aminotransferase family protein, which translates to MTVHTGRHFLQIPGPTNVPDRVLRAMDMPTLDHRGPEFAELGFAVLASMQRVFRTQQPVIIFPSSGTGAWEAAMVNVFAPGDKVLMCETGQFAVLWRGIADKFKLEVDFIPSDWRHGADLAEIEKRLVADKQHTIKAVCVVHNETSTGCVTPPLEVRKLLDRVKHPALLMVDTISGLGSMEYEHDAWGIDVSVAGSQKGLMLPPGLGFNAVSEKALAVAKANPGMRSYWDWQEVISFNKLGTFPYTPATNLLYGLREAVKMLEEEGLENVWTRHKRHSAATRAAAKVWGLETQCADPAAHSPALTGVRVPDGHDADAFRKVVLENFDMSLGTGLNKVKGKVFRIGHIGHFNDLMLMGTLAGVEMGLDLAKIPHRSGGVLAAMDVLKGRDVVPMAKAQVA; encoded by the coding sequence ATGACCGTGCACACTGGAAGGCATTTCTTACAGATTCCAGGACCGACCAACGTGCCCGACCGGGTGCTGCGGGCGATGGACATGCCGACGCTGGATCATCGCGGTCCGGAGTTCGCCGAGCTCGGTTTCGCGGTTCTCGCCTCGATGCAGCGCGTGTTCCGCACCCAGCAGCCCGTGATCATCTTCCCCTCGTCCGGCACCGGCGCCTGGGAAGCGGCGATGGTCAACGTGTTCGCGCCCGGCGACAAGGTCCTGATGTGTGAAACCGGCCAGTTCGCCGTGCTGTGGCGCGGCATCGCCGACAAGTTCAAGCTCGAGGTCGACTTCATCCCGAGCGACTGGCGCCATGGCGCCGATCTCGCCGAGATCGAGAAGCGTCTTGTCGCCGACAAGCAGCACACGATCAAGGCGGTCTGCGTCGTCCACAACGAGACCTCGACCGGCTGCGTGACGCCGCCGCTCGAAGTGCGCAAGCTGCTCGACCGCGTCAAGCATCCGGCGCTGTTGATGGTCGACACCATCTCCGGCCTCGGCTCGATGGAGTATGAGCACGATGCGTGGGGCATCGACGTCTCGGTCGCGGGCTCGCAGAAGGGCCTGATGCTGCCCCCGGGCCTCGGCTTCAACGCCGTTTCGGAGAAGGCGCTGGCCGTCGCCAAGGCCAACCCCGGAATGCGCTCCTATTGGGACTGGCAGGAGGTCATTAGCTTCAACAAGCTCGGCACCTTCCCCTATACGCCCGCGACCAATCTGCTCTACGGCCTGCGCGAAGCGGTCAAGATGCTGGAAGAAGAAGGGTTGGAGAACGTCTGGACCCGCCACAAGCGCCATAGCGCTGCGACGCGTGCCGCAGCCAAGGTCTGGGGCCTGGAGACACAGTGCGCCGATCCCGCCGCGCATTCGCCGGCGCTGACCGGCGTGCGCGTGCCCGACGGCCACGACGCCGACGCCTTCCGCAAGGTTGTGCTCGAAAACTTCGACATGTCGCTCGGCACCGGCCTGAACAAGGTCAAGGGCAAGGTGTTCCGCATCGGCCATATCGGCCATTTCAACGACCTGATGCTGATGGGTACGCTCGCCGGCGTCGAGATGGGCCTGGATCTTGCAAAGATCCCGCATCGGAGCGGCGGCGTCTTGGCGGCCATGGACGTCCTGAAGGGACGCGACGTGGTGCCGATGGCCAAGGCCCAGGTAGCTTAA
- a CDS encoding MFS transporter, which yields MGVRFKATHVVLAMLCAMYFITYVDRVNIGTAASEIQKELGLSNTQLGLVFSAFAYPYLLFQVIGGWVGDRFGPRKTLFWCGMVWAVATISTGFVNGLAALFVARFALGFGEGATFPTATRAMQYWTPANRRGFAQGLTHSFARLGNAVTPPVVALLILWLTWRGAFVVLGLVSLVWGVVWVWYFRNEPKEHASITEAELAALPPRPTGERPRVPWGPLLGRMWPVTLTYFCYGWCLWLYLNWLPLFFKNNYNLDIKNSALFASGVFFAGVVGDSVGGVLSDKILDRTGNVRLARLSVTVAGFTGALLSLFPILFVHDITIVALCLSAGFFCAELVIGPMWSIPMDIAPKYSGTASGLMNTGSAFAAIVSPLVAGFVIDSTGNWYLPFLMSMGLLLLGGFSAFLMHPERPFAEAEERLPTGKVVAAE from the coding sequence ATGGGAGTTCGGTTCAAGGCCACGCATGTCGTGCTGGCGATGCTCTGCGCGATGTACTTCATCACCTATGTCGACCGGGTGAACATCGGCACCGCCGCGAGCGAGATCCAGAAGGAGCTGGGTCTGTCGAACACCCAGCTTGGCCTCGTCTTCTCCGCCTTCGCCTATCCCTATCTGCTGTTCCAGGTGATCGGCGGCTGGGTCGGCGACCGCTTCGGGCCGCGCAAGACGCTGTTCTGGTGCGGCATGGTCTGGGCAGTTGCCACCATCTCGACCGGCTTCGTCAACGGCCTTGCCGCGCTGTTCGTCGCGCGCTTCGCGCTCGGCTTCGGCGAGGGCGCGACGTTCCCGACCGCAACACGCGCGATGCAATACTGGACGCCGGCGAACCGCCGCGGTTTCGCGCAGGGGCTGACGCATTCCTTCGCCCGGCTCGGCAACGCGGTGACGCCGCCGGTGGTCGCGCTCCTGATCCTGTGGCTCACCTGGCGCGGCGCGTTCGTCGTGCTCGGCCTCGTCAGTCTCGTTTGGGGCGTCGTCTGGGTCTGGTATTTCCGCAATGAGCCGAAGGAGCACGCCTCCATCACGGAGGCCGAGCTTGCCGCATTGCCGCCGCGCCCGACCGGCGAGCGCCCGCGCGTGCCATGGGGCCCGCTGCTCGGGCGCATGTGGCCGGTGACGCTGACCTATTTCTGCTACGGCTGGTGCCTGTGGCTCTACCTCAACTGGCTGCCGCTGTTCTTCAAGAACAACTACAATCTCGACATCAAGAACTCGGCGCTGTTTGCCTCCGGCGTGTTCTTCGCGGGTGTGGTCGGCGACAGCGTCGGCGGCGTGCTCTCCGACAAGATCCTCGATCGCACCGGCAATGTCCGTCTGGCCCGGTTGAGCGTGACCGTTGCGGGATTTACGGGGGCGCTGCTCTCCCTGTTTCCCATCCTGTTCGTCCACGACATCACGATCGTCGCGCTGTGCCTGTCGGCCGGCTTCTTCTGCGCCGAACTGGTGATCGGCCCGATGTGGTCGATCCCGATGGATATCGCCCCGAAATATTCCGGGACCGCCTCGGGCCTCATGAACACCGGCTCGGCCTTCGCCGCCATCGTGTCCCCGCTCGTTGCCGGTTTTGTGATCGACTCGACCGGCAACTGGTACCTGCCGTTCCTGATGTCGATGGGGCTGCTGCTGCTCGGCGGCTTCTCGGCCTTCTTGATGCATCCGGAGCGCCCGTTCGCGGAGGCCGAGGAGCGCCTGCCGACCGGAAAGGTGGTCGCCGCGGAGTAA
- a CDS encoding pyridoxal-phosphate-dependent aminotransferase family protein has protein sequence MHQGRHFLQIPGPSPVPERVLRAMDMPVIDHRSAEFGELGRTVLEGSQKIFQTTGPVIIFPSSGTGAWEAAIVNTLSPGDKVLMIETGHFATLWRQMAGRFGIEVDFVPGDWRRGADPAVIEARLTEDKARAIKAVMVVHNETSTGATSRIAEIRAAIDRASHPALLMVDTISSLGSVDYRHDEWKVDVSVSCSQKGFMLPPGLGFNAISEKARAAAKTNKMPRSYFDWEEMLKPNANGFFPYTPATNLLYGLREAIAMLLEEGLDNVFARHQRLAAATRAAVNHWGLEILCQEPSEFSPVLTAVLMPPGHDADQFRKIVLDNYNMSLGSGLSKVAGKVFRIGHLGECNALTLLGALTGVEMGLSVAGVPHRSGGVDVAMKLLEQRPQGNASPHLKVVGT, from the coding sequence ATGCATCAGGGACGCCATTTCCTTCAGATTCCGGGCCCGAGCCCGGTCCCCGAGCGCGTCCTGCGCGCCATGGACATGCCGGTCATCGACCACCGGAGCGCGGAATTCGGTGAGCTGGGCCGCACTGTCCTGGAAGGCAGCCAAAAGATTTTCCAGACCACGGGCCCGGTCATCATCTTCCCCTCGTCGGGGACAGGCGCCTGGGAGGCCGCGATCGTCAACACGCTGTCGCCTGGCGACAAGGTGCTGATGATCGAGACCGGCCATTTCGCCACCCTGTGGCGGCAGATGGCGGGCCGCTTCGGCATCGAGGTCGACTTCGTGCCCGGCGACTGGCGCCGCGGCGCCGATCCGGCCGTGATCGAGGCGAGGCTCACCGAGGACAAGGCGCGCGCGATCAAGGCCGTGATGGTCGTGCACAACGAGACCTCGACCGGCGCGACCAGCCGCATCGCCGAGATCCGTGCCGCAATCGACCGCGCCTCGCATCCGGCGCTGTTGATGGTCGACACCATCTCCTCGCTCGGTTCGGTCGACTACCGCCACGACGAATGGAAGGTCGACGTCAGCGTCAGCTGCTCGCAGAAAGGGTTCATGTTGCCGCCCGGCCTCGGCTTCAACGCGATCTCGGAAAAGGCCCGCGCGGCGGCGAAGACCAACAAGATGCCGCGCTCCTATTTCGACTGGGAGGAAATGCTCAAGCCCAACGCCAACGGCTTCTTCCCCTACACGCCGGCGACCAATCTGCTCTACGGCCTGCGCGAGGCGATCGCGATGCTGCTCGAAGAGGGGCTCGACAACGTGTTCGCGCGGCATCAGCGGCTCGCTGCCGCGACGCGTGCGGCGGTCAATCATTGGGGCCTCGAGATCCTCTGCCAGGAGCCCTCGGAGTTCTCGCCGGTGCTCACCGCGGTGCTGATGCCGCCGGGCCATGACGCCGATCAGTTCCGCAAGATCGTGCTCGACAATTACAACATGTCGCTCGGCTCGGGCCTGTCGAAGGTGGCCGGAAAAGTCTTCCGCATCGGCCATCTCGGCGAATGCAACGCGCTGACGCTGCTCGGCGCGCTCACCGGCGTCGAGATGGGCCTGTCGGTTGCGGGCGTGCCGCACCGCTCCGGCGGCGTCGATGTCGCGATGAAGCTTCTGGAGCAGCGCCCGCAGGGCAATGCCTCGCCGCATCTGAAGGTGGTCGGCACTTAG